From a region of the Roseivirga sp. 4D4 genome:
- a CDS encoding ABC transporter permease — protein MSQFDQEPPQWAIRFLRFYCKPRALEIIEGDAYELFYKRIESEGIQTARKKFSWDVLRFFRLRYIKGLEDINSLNNIAMLKNYLKISIRSLVKQRFYSFINISGLALGLAACLLIVLYIGHELSYDKYHKDIDKLFYVANNQSGAYTPARLGIQMKQDFPEVAEIARIQGPYAQTFMANGQAFKVSKGFNADSTFHRIFSIQFIEGNPDEALTEPNSIVLTKSLSDRIFNYESALGKIVTVNGETIQVTGVVADPPKNTHFDFDYINSYPNESWVTIGNWTGNNFFTYAKLTPGATAEQVKARIPDLVREHIGPELIKYSGHASFDDFVAAGGKKTFSLIPMSKLHLHYPNLALRSSGSIDNVYVFGAVALFILIIACINFMNLSTARSAMRSKEIGMRKVLGSLRSQLINQFLLESFLVCTLATVLALVIASAVLPYFNQLANREFSYSELFDISTLVRLFVLMLIVGFLAGSYPAFVLSAFKPIKALKGEAQKGSKGKVFLRQGLVAFQFAISIFLLVSTIIVYTQLQFLGKQELGFKPDQVLLVKNAFRLEDKGTSMMNRLRAMPSIEAVTLSNQYPSGSVSDWGYQTVEDNPRSYSFNTFFATDRFIETMGIELLEGRNFNNDMVSDTANIIVNEATVRWLGADDPLGQKLSRGDGEDYTIIGIMKDFNFRSLKQDIKPFVLRLMGKDGRMEADWFAGNYLSLKVSGDYQNTLKAVEDLWYETVPDEPFEYTFLDESFNALYQEEERFGNLFTASSGLAIAIACLGLFALAAFTLERRYKEIAVRKVLGASVQKLTLMIIRQFTWLVLIGALIALPFGFLVMKDWLSAFAYQIDLSNPIIWLIPVLAVSTIAWLTVGYQSVKTAMGNPVKALRSE, from the coding sequence ATGTCTCAATTTGATCAGGAGCCTCCTCAGTGGGCCATCAGGTTTCTGCGATTCTATTGCAAACCCAGAGCCTTAGAAATCATTGAAGGAGATGCCTATGAACTGTTTTATAAAAGAATTGAAAGTGAAGGTATTCAGACCGCGCGTAAGAAATTCTCTTGGGATGTCCTTCGATTCTTTCGCTTACGATATATCAAAGGTCTGGAAGATATAAACTCTCTAAACAACATTGCTATGCTTAAAAACTATTTAAAAATCTCGATCCGCAGTTTGGTCAAGCAGCGGTTTTACTCATTCATCAATATCTCTGGTCTGGCCCTGGGTCTGGCCGCTTGCTTGCTCATAGTGCTTTACATTGGTCATGAACTGAGCTATGACAAATATCACAAGGACATTGATAAACTATTCTATGTCGCGAACAATCAATCAGGAGCATACACTCCCGCTAGATTGGGGATTCAAATGAAGCAAGACTTTCCAGAGGTGGCAGAGATTGCACGAATCCAAGGTCCGTACGCTCAAACCTTCATGGCTAATGGTCAGGCTTTTAAGGTTTCGAAAGGTTTTAATGCTGACTCTACATTTCACAGAATATTTTCTATTCAGTTCATAGAGGGCAATCCGGATGAGGCGTTAACGGAGCCTAATTCTATTGTGCTCACGAAGTCACTTTCCGATAGAATTTTCAACTATGAGAGTGCCTTGGGAAAAATTGTTACCGTAAATGGTGAGACAATTCAGGTAACGGGTGTAGTTGCCGACCCACCGAAGAACACTCACTTTGATTTCGATTATATCAATTCATACCCGAATGAGTCTTGGGTCACCATAGGTAATTGGACAGGGAACAACTTTTTTACCTATGCTAAACTCACCCCAGGTGCTACAGCGGAACAAGTAAAGGCTAGAATCCCTGATCTGGTTAGAGAACACATAGGACCAGAGTTAATAAAATATTCGGGGCATGCGAGTTTTGATGACTTTGTGGCTGCAGGTGGCAAGAAGACCTTCTCATTAATACCTATGTCAAAACTACATCTTCACTATCCAAACCTTGCTTTGAGATCAAGTGGAAGTATTGACAATGTATATGTTTTCGGGGCCGTAGCGCTCTTTATTCTGATTATCGCTTGTATCAACTTCATGAACTTGAGTACTGCTCGTTCTGCTATGCGATCAAAGGAGATCGGCATGAGAAAAGTACTCGGATCTCTCAGAAGTCAATTGATTAATCAGTTTCTATTAGAATCCTTTCTTGTTTGTACCTTGGCGACAGTTTTGGCACTTGTTATCGCCTCAGCAGTCTTGCCTTATTTCAATCAGTTGGCGAATAGGGAATTCAGTTACAGCGAGTTATTCGATATAAGCACTTTGGTGAGATTATTTGTTTTGATGCTTATCGTAGGGTTTTTGGCGGGATCTTATCCAGCATTCGTGTTGAGTGCGTTTAAACCAATAAAGGCCTTAAAAGGAGAGGCACAGAAAGGAAGCAAAGGGAAAGTGTTTTTAAGGCAAGGTCTGGTGGCTTTCCAATTCGCTATTTCCATTTTTCTACTCGTAAGCACAATAATCGTATATACCCAATTGCAGTTTTTGGGTAAACAAGAACTAGGCTTTAAGCCAGACCAGGTACTATTGGTAAAGAATGCTTTTCGTCTGGAAGACAAAGGTACTTCAATGATGAATCGTCTCAGGGCAATGCCCAGCATAGAGGCCGTCACACTCTCTAATCAATACCCATCAGGAAGTGTCTCTGATTGGGGTTATCAAACTGTAGAAGACAATCCGAGAAGTTATAGCTTCAATACCTTCTTTGCTACCGATCGGTTTATAGAAACTATGGGTATAGAATTGCTGGAAGGACGAAATTTCAATAATGATATGGTTTCAGATACGGCCAATATTATTGTCAATGAGGCAACAGTTCGCTGGTTAGGAGCAGACGATCCATTGGGGCAAAAGTTGAGCAGAGGGGATGGAGAAGATTACACAATAATTGGTATTATGAAGGACTTCAATTTCCGTAGTCTAAAGCAAGATATCAAGCCCTTTGTCCTTAGACTAATGGGAAAAGATGGTAGAATGGAAGCTGATTGGTTTGCAGGTAATTATCTCAGTCTAAAAGTCAGCGGAGATTATCAAAATACGCTAAAAGCTGTAGAAGACTTGTGGTATGAGACTGTGCCGGATGAACCATTTGAATACACCTTTTTAGACGAGTCATTTAATGCTCTGTATCAAGAAGAGGAGAGGTTTGGTAATCTATTTACCGCTTCTTCAGGCTTAGCCATTGCCATTGCATGTCTCGGCTTATTTGCATTAGCCGCCTTTACTCTTGAAAGGCGTTATAAGGAGATTGCCGTACGCAAAGTTTTAGGTGCATCTGTTCAGAAACTTACCCTAATGATAATCAGACAGTTTACCTGGTTGGTTTTGATTGGCGCCTTGATAGCGCTTCCTTTTGGTTTCCTTGTAATGAAAGACTGGCTCAGCGCATTTGCATATCAGATCGACTTGTCTAACCCAATCATTTGGTTGATTCCGGTATTGGCGGTTAGTACCATTGCCTGGTTGACCGTTGGTTACCAATCGGTTAAAACCGCTATGGGTAATCCGGTGAAAGCCCTTAGGAGTGAGTAA
- a CDS encoding PadR family transcriptional regulator, with the protein MARINIGEFEELVLLVVAILNDNAYGISVMEEIEVQTNRKINISAVHSALDRLEGKGFLNSHVGGATKERGGRRKRYFKINTAGQEALNFIRDQRNKLHDQIPNLGLEYVSI; encoded by the coding sequence ATGGCTAGGATTAATATCGGGGAGTTCGAAGAGCTCGTGTTGCTAGTGGTCGCCATCCTTAATGACAATGCTTACGGCATTAGTGTAATGGAGGAGATAGAAGTTCAAACCAATCGTAAGATCAACATTAGTGCGGTGCATTCTGCCTTGGACCGATTGGAAGGCAAAGGATTCTTGAACTCTCATGTTGGCGGAGCCACCAAAGAACGGGGGGGTAGGAGAAAGCGGTATTTCAAGATTAATACAGCAGGCCAAGAGGCATTGAATTTCATCAGAGATCAGCGTAACAAGCTACATGATCAGATACCAAACTTAGGTTTAGAATATGTCTCAATTTGA
- a CDS encoding DinB family protein, translated as MKVNQATSDFLINSNRWFRASLAKTIMTMKMKFTLKRTLMVLVLLGIQLSTKAQAITADDVLKTWDNVTRMVVESAKLMPAEHFDYSPGDPLRSFADQINHTTRSNIGFAASVKAGQPNFPVDPRNPPKDKEGVIDLLEKSFQHFRSGLEKLSTEDLSETVPWGRRGSQKQITRLKAILIVTSHLQREHGKTMIYLREKGVAPAPAGSWVF; from the coding sequence ATGAAAGTCAATCAGGCCACTTCAGACTTTCTGATCAACTCGAATAGGTGGTTTCGCGCTTCATTAGCTAAAACAATTATGACTATGAAAATGAAATTCACGTTAAAAAGAACATTGATGGTTTTGGTGCTATTGGGTATCCAGCTATCGACCAAGGCCCAAGCCATCACAGCAGATGATGTATTGAAAACTTGGGACAATGTAACAAGGATGGTAGTAGAGTCTGCCAAATTGATGCCGGCAGAACACTTTGATTATTCACCAGGAGACCCGTTAAGAAGCTTTGCGGATCAAATCAATCATACCACACGATCGAATATCGGTTTTGCAGCCAGTGTAAAAGCCGGTCAGCCGAACTTTCCTGTTGACCCTAGAAACCCGCCTAAAGACAAGGAGGGAGTCATTGATCTCTTGGAGAAGTCATTCCAACACTTTAGAAGTGGACTTGAGAAGTTGTCTACTGAAGATTTATCGGAAACTGTCCCTTGGGGCAGACGGGGAAGCCAAAAGCAAATCACACGCTTGAAGGCAATTCTGATTGTCACAAGCCATTTGCAAAGAGAACATGGCAAGACCATGATTTACTTAAGAGAAAAGGGAGTTGCACCAGCACCGGCCGGCAGTTGGGTGTTTTAG
- a CDS encoding 2-hydroxyacid dehydrogenase has product MDKQKVDILISSSVWDPKPWVEGLSKSDLVGNIHVWPTQADLTNVKVLFVWKPLDKGVIDLIPNLKWISSLGAGVDHLMTDPQIPEHIPITRIVDPFLARDMTNYVIMGLMMHQRSMLRHLDNQKSKTWDRITYKPLKVGVMGLGALGGHLAEKLVGLGFEVFGYSRRLKRIEGIKCFDESDQKEFLSHAEVLVNLLPVTPQTVNILNKQLFSSLPKGAYLINVARGNHLVESDLINALDDEQLSGALLDVFWEEPLPPSNPLWEHTKVTITPHVASVTTPNSAIALLLDNLKRLREDRELLHTVDLNKGY; this is encoded by the coding sequence ATGGATAAGCAAAAAGTAGACATCCTTATTTCATCATCAGTATGGGACCCAAAACCTTGGGTAGAAGGTCTATCAAAATCAGACCTAGTTGGAAACATACATGTTTGGCCTACTCAGGCCGATCTTACGAATGTAAAGGTACTTTTCGTTTGGAAACCGCTTGATAAGGGAGTAATCGATTTGATACCCAATCTTAAATGGATCAGTTCGCTAGGGGCAGGAGTGGATCACTTAATGACAGACCCACAAATTCCTGAGCATATTCCAATCACCAGAATAGTCGATCCCTTTCTGGCTAGAGACATGACCAACTATGTCATTATGGGACTCATGATGCATCAGCGGAGTATGCTGAGGCATTTAGATAACCAAAAGTCTAAGACATGGGATAGAATAACTTATAAACCACTCAAAGTGGGAGTGATGGGGCTTGGAGCATTAGGAGGGCACCTTGCCGAAAAGCTAGTTGGTCTGGGCTTTGAAGTATTTGGCTATAGCCGAAGGCTAAAGCGTATAGAAGGGATAAAGTGTTTTGATGAATCTGACCAAAAAGAGTTCCTCTCGCATGCCGAAGTTTTGGTAAACCTATTACCCGTCACACCTCAAACGGTCAATATCCTCAACAAGCAACTCTTTAGTAGTCTTCCAAAAGGGGCTTATCTCATCAATGTGGCAAGGGGCAATCACTTAGTCGAATCAGACCTGATAAATGCGCTAGATGATGAACAACTCTCAGGCGCCTTGTTGGATGTCTTTTGGGAAGAACCTTTGCCTCCAAGCAACCCACTCTGGGAACACACCAAAGTGACTATCACTCCGCATGTGGCTAGCGTTACCACGCCAAATTCTGCCATTGCCTTGTTGCTCGATAACCTCAAGAGGCTTCGAGAGGATCGTGAGCTCTTGCATACAGTAGACTTGAACAAAGGCTACTAA
- a CDS encoding LytR/AlgR family response regulator transcription factor, whose amino-acid sequence MSNKISVLIADDEPVARQVISHFLQKEDDFEVVAECGDGLDTIEKIESLKPQLVFLDIEMPEISGIELISQLNAPLPTIVFVTAYNKYAVQAFEENALDYILKPFDEERFSKALIRIRDKFKARINSEANKLDDLLSVFEEILIGKGDSKYLKKVGCKHRGVIKFVPVEEVIWVESEGAFCKLHLSKGMQITNLSIKQLEGLLDPTTHLRIHKSHMVNVDQIDSIEPYFHGEYMINLKAGKTLKLSRGYKDRLEFILNQYK is encoded by the coding sequence ATGAGTAACAAGATTTCTGTACTAATCGCAGATGACGAGCCAGTCGCACGACAGGTAATATCTCATTTCTTGCAAAAGGAAGATGATTTTGAGGTTGTGGCTGAGTGTGGTGATGGGCTTGACACCATAGAGAAAATTGAAAGCCTAAAGCCCCAACTGGTCTTTCTCGATATTGAAATGCCCGAGATCTCTGGCATAGAGTTAATTAGTCAACTCAATGCTCCATTACCAACGATAGTCTTTGTCACGGCATATAATAAATACGCGGTGCAGGCATTCGAAGAAAACGCCCTCGATTATATTCTCAAGCCATTCGATGAAGAAAGGTTTAGCAAGGCATTAATCAGAATCAGAGATAAATTTAAAGCAAGGATCAATAGTGAAGCTAACAAACTAGATGATCTACTAAGCGTCTTTGAAGAAATACTTATCGGCAAAGGTGATTCGAAATACCTAAAGAAAGTCGGGTGCAAACACAGAGGTGTGATCAAGTTTGTGCCTGTGGAGGAAGTAATATGGGTTGAAAGTGAAGGGGCTTTTTGTAAGCTTCATTTATCCAAAGGCATGCAAATCACCAACCTTTCTATAAAGCAACTCGAAGGCTTACTCGACCCAACAACCCACTTAAGGATTCATAAATCCCATATGGTGAATGTTGATCAAATCGATAGTATCGAACCCTATTTTCATGGAGAATATATGATCAATCTTAAGGCTGGGAAGACGCTAAAACTCAGTAGAGGATATAAAGACCGACTTGAGTTTATTCTAAATCAATACAAGTAG
- a CDS encoding DUF2911 domain-containing protein has product MRRIQLTLIALTLSVCAIAQIKMPPPSPTFELKGTVGLAEVKVVYSRPSAKGREVAGNLIPYNEVWRTGANASTKITFSTDVKLNGNAVPAGEYALYTMFTEEVATIILSKNLTWWGSLGYDAKDDLLRFEVPVKHPSSHYETFTMSFSDFTRSSANLNMKWEHTKAMFTIESDVDDIVMADIKAQVIDATPSNPGVYFQAAGYYYDTERDSKQALAWANKAIEGSGEQKKYWEYHLKAKLQARLGMKSEAIATAKESIALAKTGGNPDYVRLNEKLIADLK; this is encoded by the coding sequence ATGAGAAGAATTCAACTAACACTTATTGCACTTACACTTTCAGTTTGTGCTATAGCACAGATCAAAATGCCCCCTCCCAGCCCGACTTTCGAATTGAAAGGGACTGTAGGTTTAGCTGAGGTTAAAGTAGTTTACTCACGCCCAAGTGCTAAAGGTCGTGAAGTGGCCGGTAACTTGATTCCTTATAATGAAGTTTGGAGAACTGGCGCTAATGCATCTACTAAAATTACTTTCAGCACAGATGTCAAACTGAACGGGAATGCCGTTCCAGCGGGTGAATATGCACTCTATACTATGTTCACTGAAGAAGTTGCTACTATAATTCTTAGCAAGAACCTTACTTGGTGGGGATCGCTTGGCTATGATGCCAAAGACGATCTTTTAAGATTTGAAGTCCCAGTGAAACACCCAAGTAGCCACTATGAGACATTTACCATGAGTTTTTCGGATTTCACCAGAAGTTCGGCTAATCTCAATATGAAGTGGGAACATACCAAAGCCATGTTCACCATTGAAAGTGATGTAGATGACATCGTAATGGCTGACATCAAGGCACAGGTTATTGATGCTACACCTTCTAACCCTGGTGTTTATTTCCAGGCAGCGGGTTATTACTATGATACCGAAAGAGATTCAAAGCAAGCGCTTGCCTGGGCTAATAAAGCTATTGAAGGTAGTGGAGAACAAAAGAAATATTGGGAATATCACTTAAAAGCTAAACTGCAAGCCAGACTCGGTATGAAGAGTGAGGCTATCGCGACAGCAAAAGAATCAATAGCATTAGCGAAAACGGGAGGTAATCCTGACTATGTAAGGCTTAATGAGAAGTTGATTGCAGATTTAAAATAA
- a CDS encoding DNA-3-methyladenine glycosylase codes for MKLSPTFYQSENVVQVAKSLLGKELHTHLRGIHTSGIITEVEAYAGRDDKACHANNGLRSKRTEIMYRAGGVAYVYLCYGIHHLFNVVTNVDGMADAVLIRAIQPLDGIESMLKRRKLSAAEYRLTSGPGTLTAALGIKTKEHYAADLQGDQIWIEDAPKVGDNYIVTSKRIGVDYAEEDALKPWRFYIKDNPWISKK; via the coding sequence ATGAAGCTAAGTCCCACGTTTTATCAAAGCGAAAATGTCGTACAAGTTGCCAAGTCTTTGCTGGGAAAAGAATTGCACACCCATTTACGCGGAATACATACTTCGGGGATTATTACTGAAGTTGAGGCATATGCTGGTAGAGATGATAAAGCCTGTCATGCCAATAATGGATTAAGATCAAAACGGACCGAAATCATGTACCGTGCAGGTGGTGTAGCCTATGTCTACCTTTGCTATGGTATTCATCACTTATTCAATGTGGTGACCAATGTAGATGGTATGGCCGATGCAGTATTAATTAGAGCCATTCAACCATTGGATGGAATAGAAAGCATGTTGAAAAGGCGAAAGCTATCAGCGGCTGAATATAGATTAACTTCCGGGCCTGGCACCTTGACCGCAGCGTTGGGCATAAAAACAAAAGAACACTATGCAGCAGACCTTCAGGGTGATCAAATATGGATCGAAGATGCTCCAAAAGTTGGGGATAATTATATTGTGACCTCAAAGCGAATCGGTGTTGACTATGCCGAAGAAGACGCACTCAAACCTTGGCGATTTTACATTAAAGACAATCCATGGATAAGCAAAAAGTAG
- a CDS encoding sensor histidine kinase, protein MRIIETYKSIRWRQWLVLFMFWTFVAVFLSTQLYFNGVKNGVTTTWWFVFKGQIPIWYFWAIVTPLILHMVNKYPISVNDFLKPLLAYVFFGLGLLFIMTNITLIYMFMTHGYIDLRNTNIQEYSPYFFSRISNDTLIYLFVLAIIISVRAYGIRKKNELDLALAQLKNDQLQNELTQAQLQALKLQLNPHFLFNTLHTISSLTLIGQNESSANVTTRLGDFLRRTLDFEEHQLVSLAKELEFFDLYLEIESVRFQDRLVIEKDVQSDCLALNVPNLLLQPLVENAVKHGIAKSKSASLIKLSISMSDDRLSIQLYNDGPSYDHESEKGIGLQNIKNRLDRLYGNDYRFQIESDTSGKGVMTILDLPTSSQLIHE, encoded by the coding sequence TTGCGCATCATAGAAACATACAAGAGTATTCGGTGGAGGCAATGGCTAGTGCTCTTTATGTTCTGGACATTCGTGGCAGTGTTTCTGAGCACACAACTCTACTTTAATGGGGTTAAAAATGGCGTAACCACAACATGGTGGTTTGTCTTTAAAGGACAAATTCCGATATGGTATTTCTGGGCGATCGTTACTCCTCTCATTCTTCATATGGTGAACAAGTACCCAATAAGTGTCAATGACTTCTTAAAACCGTTATTGGCTTATGTGTTTTTCGGTCTGGGACTGCTATTCATCATGACCAATATCACCTTGATTTATATGTTTATGACTCACGGTTATATAGATCTGAGAAACACGAACATTCAGGAATACAGTCCTTATTTCTTCTCAAGGATTTCTAATGATACTTTGATCTACCTCTTCGTTTTGGCCATTATCATAAGTGTTAGAGCTTATGGCATTCGTAAGAAAAATGAACTTGACCTGGCTTTGGCTCAACTCAAAAACGATCAATTGCAGAACGAGCTAACACAAGCACAATTACAGGCACTCAAGCTTCAATTGAACCCTCATTTTCTCTTTAATACGCTTCATACCATTTCATCGCTTACCCTTATTGGACAAAATGAGTCATCGGCCAATGTAACAACCCGATTGGGAGATTTCCTTAGAAGGACATTGGACTTTGAAGAACATCAACTGGTATCACTAGCCAAAGAGTTGGAATTCTTTGATTTGTATCTGGAAATTGAATCCGTCCGTTTCCAGGATCGACTGGTAATTGAGAAAGATGTTCAATCCGATTGCCTCGCACTCAATGTCCCGAATTTGTTATTGCAACCCCTGGTTGAAAATGCGGTTAAACATGGGATCGCGAAGAGTAAATCGGCATCGTTGATCAAATTATCCATATCAATGTCTGACGATCGGTTATCAATTCAACTTTATAATGACGGCCCATCATATGATCATGAATCGGAGAAAGGAATTGGTTTACAAAACATTAAGAACAGACTGGATCGTCTCTATGGAAATGACTATCGTTTCCAAATAGAAAGTGATACTTCAGGTAAAGGTGTAATGACTATATTGGATTTACCTACTTCAAGTCAGCTAATTCATGAGTAA
- a CDS encoding DUF2911 domain-containing protein: MKKTLTLIASLALLVFFQNSALAQRGPAASPTATVKQAIGNTEMTIIYSRPSLAGRSLSSLAPNGKVWRTGANANTKINFNKDVTIGGKALPAGEYSMYSIPGDGEWTIIINKAKSWGTQYDESQDAVRFTAKATTTDGSVETFRIDLTDFDNKAKDKANLELAWGNVSVKFPIVVKN, from the coding sequence ATGAAAAAAACTTTAACACTTATCGCTTCACTGGCATTACTCGTCTTCTTTCAAAATAGTGCATTAGCACAAAGAGGTCCTGCTGCTAGTCCTACGGCTACTGTCAAACAGGCTATTGGTAATACTGAAATGACGATTATTTATTCAAGACCTAGTTTAGCGGGTCGTTCCTTAAGTTCACTTGCCCCTAACGGTAAAGTATGGAGAACGGGCGCTAACGCAAACACCAAAATCAACTTCAATAAGGACGTAACTATTGGTGGAAAAGCTTTACCAGCTGGGGAGTATTCTATGTATTCGATCCCTGGTGATGGTGAATGGACCATTATCATCAACAAGGCGAAAAGCTGGGGAACTCAGTATGATGAATCACAGGATGCAGTACGCTTCACAGCAAAGGCAACGACTACTGATGGTTCTGTAGAGACTTTCAGAATTGACCTTACAGACTTTGATAATAAAGCTAAGGACAAAGCTAACTTAGAATTGGCTTGGGGAAATGTTTCGGTAAAATTCCCGATTGTCGTTAAGAACTAA
- a CDS encoding DinB family protein: MKRLLSTLALFFLLSIPQLSYGQTGLINDILSTWDKHAEMNSLLMTAVKDDYLRDTTTSGGRNIADQFAHLHNVRMMWLSELASEAQAEGLDTEIDNVESLKSGYVSDQLTKSNQLLRSVLSDALKRNEKNWPMSPVRFMGYLISHESHTRGQIILALKQSGHPAPPQVAFGIWQW, translated from the coding sequence ATGAAAAGGTTACTAAGTACTCTGGCACTTTTTTTCCTATTGTCCATACCTCAACTTTCTTATGGGCAAACCGGATTAATCAACGACATTCTATCTACCTGGGACAAGCACGCTGAGATGAATAGCCTGCTGATGACGGCAGTTAAAGATGACTATTTAAGGGATACTACAACTTCCGGAGGCCGCAATATTGCCGATCAGTTTGCACACTTGCATAATGTAAGAATGATGTGGCTTTCTGAGCTGGCTTCTGAGGCTCAAGCAGAGGGCTTGGATACCGAAATCGACAATGTCGAAAGCCTCAAGTCCGGCTATGTAAGTGATCAACTGACCAAGTCCAATCAACTTTTAAGAAGCGTGCTTTCGGATGCACTTAAAAGAAACGAGAAGAATTGGCCCATGTCTCCGGTACGATTTATGGGTTACCTTATATCACATGAATCCCATACCAGAGGGCAAATCATTCTGGCCTTAAAGCAATCAGGACATCCCGCACCGCCTCAGGTAGCTTTCGGGATTTGGCAATGGTAA